A genomic segment from Stenotrophomonas maltophilia encodes:
- a CDS encoding serine hydrolase domain-containing protein, whose translation MYRTLAAALLCALFAVPIASARESPGDLSNQLDTQLQANRERYGIAGQAVLVAHNGQVLYQGASGERDPATHAPATVDTIFAAQSMAKLLTSTLVMQLVDQSKVDLDAPASRYVPDLPAAWQAIHVRDFLNHSSGIGEYYDRVDNRWVSKGYPGVAPDLAAALKVAAAAPMQFATGSRVQYTQANYLVLTALLEAHYRKPYPAIARERILQPLKMTSTSWGVTSVPATRAAVPYIGKDGQLQPANEDPWPDYGWGHADLQTTVGDMNRFLQALATGKLLRTATLEKLWQPQKLAGGGSNFFSTGWDTTRSDGYTQVGHDGGTRVRARLAYKGTLASDYWVFVYLTNGSARNVWSSTLVESTMAAAAPQEFPHAVLTERLIAYALDDDAGAAQAMRAGLRDDNRVTGSELERAINASGYAIRESLGAGKALKVFTLNTELYPGSANAWDSLAECHAALGEKEAADRLYAKAKALAKPSP comes from the coding sequence CCCCGGCGATCTTTCCAATCAGCTCGACACCCAGCTGCAGGCCAACCGCGAACGCTACGGCATCGCCGGGCAAGCGGTGCTGGTCGCGCACAATGGCCAGGTGCTCTACCAGGGCGCCAGCGGCGAGCGCGACCCGGCCACGCATGCACCGGCCACCGTCGATACCATCTTCGCCGCGCAATCGATGGCCAAGCTGCTGACCAGCACGCTGGTGATGCAACTGGTGGACCAGAGCAAGGTGGATCTGGACGCGCCGGCCAGCCGTTATGTGCCGGACCTGCCTGCAGCCTGGCAGGCGATCCACGTACGCGATTTCCTCAACCACAGCTCGGGTATCGGCGAGTACTACGACCGGGTGGACAACCGCTGGGTGAGCAAGGGCTACCCCGGTGTGGCGCCCGACCTTGCAGCTGCGCTGAAGGTGGCTGCGGCGGCGCCGATGCAGTTCGCCACCGGCAGCCGCGTGCAGTACACGCAGGCCAACTACCTGGTGCTGACCGCCTTGCTGGAAGCGCATTACCGCAAGCCCTACCCGGCCATTGCGCGCGAACGCATCCTGCAACCGCTGAAGATGACCAGTACCTCATGGGGCGTCACCAGCGTGCCAGCCACGCGCGCGGCGGTGCCTTACATCGGCAAGGACGGCCAACTGCAGCCGGCCAATGAAGATCCCTGGCCGGACTACGGCTGGGGCCATGCCGATCTGCAGACCACCGTGGGTGACATGAACCGCTTCCTGCAGGCGCTGGCGACCGGCAAGCTGCTGCGCACGGCGACCCTGGAAAAACTCTGGCAGCCGCAGAAACTGGCCGGCGGCGGCAGCAATTTCTTCTCCACGGGCTGGGACACCACCCGCAGCGACGGCTACACCCAGGTCGGCCACGATGGTGGCACCCGTGTACGTGCGCGGCTGGCGTACAAGGGCACCCTGGCCAGCGACTACTGGGTGTTCGTGTACCTGACCAACGGCAGCGCCCGCAATGTGTGGTCGAGCACACTGGTGGAGAGCACGATGGCGGCGGCCGCGCCGCAGGAGTTTCCGCATGCGGTGCTGACCGAGCGGCTGATCGCGTATGCGCTGGATGATGATGCAGGCGCTGCGCAGGCGATGCGCGCCGGCTTGCGCGATGACAACAGGGTGACCGGCAGCGAGCTGGAACGTGCGATCAACGCCAGTGGCTATGCCATCCGCGAGAGTCTGGGTGCCGGCAAGGCGCTGAAGGTGTTCACGCTCAACACCGAGCTGTATCCCGGTTCGGCCAACGCATGGGACAGCCTGGCCGAATGCCATGCAGCACTGGGTGAGAAGGAAGCGGCTGATCGGCTATACGCGAAGGCCAAGGCGCTGGCGAAGCCTTCGCCGTAA
- a CDS encoding TonB-dependent receptor family protein: MSLSSYRPTPSLLFLAVSLGLSSTAAAAPQATTLDAVQVTAAADASAQARAALKRVPGASNVIDLAKADSRLSSNADVLAYQPGISAQSPGNEGTKISIRGSGINRGPGAHASGIAVSIDGLPLTGPGGTPYELLEPLWLSRVEVLRGANGFERGALALGGAIDYVSRSGRDSAGVQLHYEAGSRGYQKRGISWGGVNGDVDYFLAYTDTEFDGYQRHARGDGKGAMANIGWQITPDLQTRFFVRYRETNHETPGRLTRDQIRNDPRAANAANLAIDARRPQPGSTWLGNVTTLQIDENSSLQAGLVYHKYPMDLNESLYRQQLDYANLNATLDYRHRHRLFGLDSETTVGLRVTHDLDADVRESLRFASNGYAADTRTRDFRHHGTDSTLHVSNTLAFNDRLRMQTGLALINTRRDVQVTWPSSGDRLRDHDWDYAPRLGFTWQHSAQTQWFGNLSRSVEAPHPWSMIWGSNQYFGPGNGPSTGRQRAPVPMQNQTATTLELGARGDAALGRWELTGYYAHVNHELLSVELQPVPNLFIAENNASPTVHRGIEAGLDSTLWQAAPGRLSLRQAYTFSDFRYRHDARFGSNRLPGLPRHAYQAELRFDHASGLYAALNTEYASRIAVDYANSYWADSHVIFGSRIGYDAPGGRWQAWAEMRNIGNRHYAATVTPGYDDAGKDVARSTPGEGRGVYAGVRWRFD; this comes from the coding sequence ATGTCGCTCTCGTCGTACCGCCCCACCCCGTCGCTGTTGTTCCTGGCCGTTTCCCTCGGCCTTTCCTCCACCGCCGCCGCGGCGCCGCAGGCCACCACGCTGGATGCCGTGCAGGTCACCGCTGCTGCCGATGCCAGCGCCCAGGCGCGCGCGGCGCTGAAGCGCGTACCCGGCGCCAGCAACGTCATCGACCTGGCCAAGGCCGACAGCCGACTGTCCAGCAATGCCGATGTGCTGGCCTACCAGCCGGGCATCAGCGCGCAGTCGCCGGGCAACGAGGGCACCAAGATCTCGATCCGGGGCTCGGGCATCAACCGGGGCCCGGGCGCGCATGCCTCGGGCATTGCGGTGTCGATCGACGGCCTGCCACTGACCGGCCCGGGTGGCACGCCTTACGAACTGCTGGAACCGCTGTGGCTGTCGCGCGTGGAAGTGCTGCGCGGCGCCAACGGCTTCGAGCGCGGCGCGCTGGCGCTGGGCGGTGCCATCGACTACGTCAGCCGCAGCGGTCGTGATTCGGCCGGTGTGCAGCTGCACTACGAAGCCGGCAGCCGTGGCTACCAGAAGCGCGGCATCAGCTGGGGTGGCGTCAATGGCGATGTCGATTACTTCCTGGCCTACACCGATACCGAATTCGACGGTTACCAGCGTCATGCGCGCGGCGACGGCAAGGGTGCGATGGCCAACATCGGCTGGCAGATCACGCCAGACCTGCAGACGCGCTTCTTCGTGCGCTACCGCGAGACCAATCACGAAACGCCCGGTCGCTTGACCCGCGATCAGATCCGCAACGATCCACGCGCCGCGAATGCCGCCAACCTGGCCATCGATGCGCGTCGCCCGCAGCCGGGCAGCACCTGGTTGGGTAACGTCACCACGTTGCAGATCGATGAGAACTCCTCGCTGCAGGCCGGGCTGGTCTACCACAAGTACCCGATGGACTTGAACGAGAGCCTGTACCGGCAGCAGCTGGACTACGCCAACCTCAACGCCACGCTGGACTACCGCCATCGCCACCGGCTGTTCGGCCTGGACAGCGAGACCACGGTCGGCCTGCGCGTCACCCATGACCTGGACGCCGATGTGCGCGAGTCGCTGCGCTTTGCCAGCAATGGCTATGCTGCCGACACGCGCACGCGCGACTTCCGCCACCACGGTACCGACAGCACGCTGCACGTCAGCAATACCCTCGCCTTCAATGACCGCCTGCGCATGCAGACCGGGCTGGCACTGATCAACACCCGCCGCGATGTGCAGGTGACCTGGCCAAGCAGCGGCGACCGCCTGCGCGACCACGACTGGGACTACGCGCCGCGACTGGGCTTCACCTGGCAGCACAGTGCGCAGACCCAGTGGTTCGGCAACCTCAGCCGTTCGGTGGAGGCACCGCATCCGTGGTCGATGATCTGGGGCTCGAACCAGTACTTCGGGCCGGGCAATGGCCCGTCTACCGGCCGCCAGCGCGCGCCGGTGCCGATGCAGAACCAGACCGCCACCACACTGGAACTGGGCGCGCGCGGTGACGCGGCGCTGGGTCGCTGGGAACTGACCGGCTACTACGCCCACGTGAACCACGAACTGCTGAGCGTCGAACTGCAACCGGTGCCGAACCTGTTCATCGCCGAGAACAACGCCAGCCCCACCGTTCACCGCGGTATCGAAGCCGGATTGGACAGCACGCTGTGGCAGGCTGCACCGGGCCGCCTGTCGCTGCGCCAGGCCTATACCTTCAGCGACTTCCGCTATCGCCACGATGCGCGTTTCGGCAGCAACCGCCTGCCCGGCCTGCCGCGCCACGCCTACCAGGCCGAGCTGCGCTTCGATCACGCGTCCGGCCTGTACGCTGCGCTCAATACCGAATACGCCTCGCGCATCGCCGTGGACTACGCCAACAGCTACTGGGCTGACAGCCATGTGATCTTCGGCAGCCGCATCGGCTACGACGCACCCGGTGGCCGCTGGCAGGCCTGGGCGGAGATGCGCAACATCGGAAATCGCCACTACGCCGCCACGGTCACGCCGGGCTACGACGACGCCGGCAAGGATGTCGCGCGCTCGACCCCGGGCGAAGGCCGTGGCGTCTATGCGGGCGTGCGCTGGCGCTTTGACTGA
- a CDS encoding energy transducer TonB, which yields MRQRIARKRILTTAVVLFVAAGAVLMASVGPQWRQDAGPPPINLGTAQMQAEVMAKLIDLRPLPPGKPPVPPIPMKAVSSSMLTGNGGFATAEVPLQDVEPARFEPRSSEPDTPFAVMDWTVPSCGEGEAAPVCQARHSVVEWRDDDSAASFQLQQHLEAMLQVANRRAVRVPDLAFELAHVRAQRMTWDELQRRRARGIEGCMGGPGNPDLGVVHLQRPVFSLDGNWAMASVASDLCSGGTAMRVLYLLHRRKGGWERIRVEPVRYTGFGHGLWPALPES from the coding sequence ATGCGACAGCGCATTGCACGGAAGCGCATCCTGACGACAGCGGTCGTCCTGTTCGTGGCTGCGGGCGCAGTGCTGATGGCCAGTGTGGGCCCGCAGTGGCGGCAGGACGCCGGCCCGCCGCCGATCAACCTGGGAACTGCACAGATGCAGGCCGAGGTGATGGCAAAGCTCATCGACCTGCGACCATTACCGCCAGGAAAGCCGCCGGTACCACCGATTCCAATGAAGGCAGTCTCCTCCTCGATGCTGACCGGCAACGGTGGGTTCGCGACCGCGGAGGTGCCACTGCAAGACGTCGAGCCTGCACGCTTCGAGCCGCGCAGCTCGGAGCCTGACACGCCATTTGCAGTGATGGACTGGACAGTGCCGTCCTGCGGCGAAGGAGAAGCCGCCCCGGTCTGCCAGGCGCGTCACAGCGTCGTCGAATGGCGCGATGATGACAGCGCGGCATCCTTTCAATTGCAGCAGCATCTGGAGGCGATGCTGCAGGTTGCGAACCGCCGGGCTGTACGGGTACCCGACCTCGCGTTTGAGCTTGCGCATGTGCGGGCGCAACGGATGACGTGGGACGAGCTTCAGCGACGGCGCGCGCGCGGTATCGAGGGATGCATGGGGGGACCGGGCAATCCGGATCTGGGCGTTGTCCATCTGCAGCGTCCTGTGTTCAGCCTGGACGGGAACTGGGCAATGGCATCGGTCGCCTCGGATCTGTGCAGTGGAGGAACGGCGATGCGCGTCCTCTACCTCCTGCACCGCAGGAAGGGCGGATGGGAGCGTATTCGAGTGGAGCCTGTCCGCTATACGGGCTTTGGACACGGCCTGTGGCCCGCGTTGCCGGAGTCGTGA
- a CDS encoding nuclear transport factor 2 family protein translates to MDEPHRRQVIEHYLQAYNCFDIDAMLAVLAHNVRFENHSDGQLTMVTEGIDAFGELARQSARLFREREQRLLALVFDGDRATATIGWRGVFAQDVPDGPRAGTELELQGQSEFVFAGGRIERIIDRS, encoded by the coding sequence ATGGACGAACCGCACCGCCGCCAGGTGATCGAGCACTACCTGCAGGCCTACAACTGCTTCGATATCGACGCCATGCTGGCGGTGCTGGCGCACAACGTACGCTTCGAGAACCACAGCGACGGCCAGCTGACGATGGTCACCGAAGGCATCGATGCCTTTGGCGAACTGGCACGGCAGTCTGCGCGCCTGTTCCGGGAGCGCGAACAGCGCTTGCTGGCGCTGGTGTTCGATGGTGATCGGGCGACGGCGACGATTGGCTGGCGCGGCGTGTTCGCGCAGGATGTTCCCGATGGACCGCGTGCGGGCACCGAGCTGGAACTGCAGGGCCAGAGCGAGTTCGTGTTCGCGGGTGGCCGCATCGAACGGATCATCGACCGCAGCTGA
- a CDS encoding TetR/AcrR family transcriptional regulator — MSPRPSDAPQRVIDAAAQMLARVGLNATSIREVTKLAEAPLGSTYHHFPGGKQELLARATHMAGDKVEALLVELLKDGAVQGLQQFLAMWRERLLRSDFRAGCPVLAAAVEEPVEATPSQPRAAAAEVFARWQGHLASAFVAEGHAPAAAGELASLVIASVEGAVAMCRALQDIAPFDQVAAQLLKAAARP; from the coding sequence GTGAGTCCGCGACCCTCTGATGCGCCACAACGCGTGATTGATGCTGCGGCACAGATGCTGGCGCGGGTGGGCCTCAATGCCACCAGCATCCGGGAGGTGACCAAGCTGGCCGAGGCACCGCTGGGTTCCACCTACCATCACTTTCCCGGCGGCAAGCAGGAGCTGCTGGCGCGCGCCACCCACATGGCCGGCGACAAGGTGGAGGCGCTGCTGGTGGAGCTGTTGAAGGATGGGGCGGTACAGGGCCTGCAGCAGTTCCTGGCGATGTGGCGCGAGCGTCTGCTGCGCTCCGATTTCCGCGCCGGCTGCCCGGTGCTGGCCGCTGCCGTGGAGGAGCCGGTGGAGGCCACGCCCAGCCAACCCCGCGCAGCGGCCGCCGAGGTGTTTGCGCGCTGGCAGGGCCACCTCGCCTCGGCATTCGTCGCCGAAGGACATGCCCCTGCAGCGGCGGGTGAGCTGGCCAGCCTGGTGATCGCCAGCGTGGAAGGCGCGGTGGCGATGTGCCGCGCGCTGCAGGACATCGCCCCGTTCGACCAGGTGGCCGCGCAGTTGCTGAAGGCTGCCGCGCGGCCTTGA
- a CDS encoding thioesterase family protein: MNLWFRLLHLLLCSLFRPKLDAPFGVSRLQFRVLPNDLDSNLHMTNGRYWNIFDLGRLDLILRMGLGRVALREKWAPIVGAGTIQFRRELKPFQRFTLETRLVGWVGSRGIMEQRVLIGAEQKIATRALLVTGIYDRRARQFLGMPKMMEAIGVVAPPSPPLSAAAEALLAADAALKQDDA; encoded by the coding sequence ATGAATCTCTGGTTCCGCCTGCTCCATCTGCTGCTGTGCAGCCTGTTCCGGCCGAAGCTGGACGCACCGTTCGGGGTTTCGCGGCTGCAGTTCCGGGTACTGCCCAACGACCTGGACAGCAACCTGCACATGACCAACGGCCGCTACTGGAACATCTTCGATCTGGGCCGGCTGGACCTGATCCTGCGCATGGGCCTGGGCCGGGTCGCGCTGCGAGAGAAGTGGGCGCCGATCGTCGGTGCCGGCACCATCCAGTTCCGTCGCGAGCTGAAGCCGTTCCAGCGCTTCACCCTGGAAACGCGCCTGGTCGGCTGGGTCGGCTCACGCGGCATCATGGAGCAGCGGGTGCTGATCGGTGCCGAGCAGAAGATCGCCACGCGCGCGCTGCTGGTCACCGGCATCTACGACCGCCGCGCGCGGCAGTTCCTCGGCATGCCGAAGATGATGGAAGCGATCGGCGTGGTCGCCCCGCCGTCGCCGCCGCTCAGTGCGGCCGCCGAAGCGCTGCTGGCCGCCGATGCGGCGTTGAAGCAGGACGATGCCTGA
- a CDS encoding agmatine deiminase family protein: MTNRRHFLTQLAGAAGLGGLAALGLAGLPGRVSAAGPGAGVWRMPDEHGPQERVFLAFAAQPRVWGAQADAVNAAVARLARTIARHQPVSVLCRPAQLKQAQDRCGRDNIEFLEVPLDDIWVRDYGGCFVTDGQGGLGLVDFNFNGWGGKQSARNDGAVAPWLAQVTGATLLESDLVGEGGGIEVDGHGTAILTESCWVNRNRNPDGSRADIEAELKHHLGLRKVIWLPGIAGRDITDAHVDFYARFVRPGVVIANLDNDPESYDYDLTREHLDILRGATDADGRRLQVHTLPPPLDGRDNVHTRDNDDLAMGYINYLPINGAVVAPQFGDDEADGFCRELLEDMYPGRVIEQVDIDAIAGGGGGIHCVTKNMPKV, from the coding sequence ATGACCAACCGTCGTCACTTCCTCACCCAACTGGCGGGCGCCGCCGGCCTTGGCGGCCTGGCCGCGCTCGGCCTGGCCGGGCTGCCGGGCCGCGTGTCCGCAGCGGGGCCGGGTGCGGGCGTCTGGCGCATGCCGGACGAGCACGGCCCGCAGGAGCGCGTTTTCCTGGCCTTCGCCGCGCAGCCGCGGGTGTGGGGCGCGCAGGCCGATGCGGTGAACGCCGCCGTGGCCCGCCTGGCCCGTACCATCGCCCGCCACCAGCCGGTCAGCGTGCTGTGCCGCCCGGCGCAGTTGAAGCAGGCGCAGGACCGCTGCGGCCGCGACAACATCGAGTTCCTCGAGGTGCCGCTGGATGACATCTGGGTGCGCGACTACGGCGGGTGCTTCGTCACCGATGGCCAGGGCGGTCTGGGCCTGGTCGACTTCAACTTCAACGGCTGGGGCGGCAAGCAGAGCGCGCGCAACGATGGCGCGGTGGCGCCCTGGCTGGCACAGGTGACGGGTGCGACGCTGCTGGAAAGCGATCTGGTGGGCGAGGGCGGTGGCATCGAAGTCGATGGCCACGGTACCGCGATCCTCACCGAGAGCTGCTGGGTCAACCGCAACCGCAATCCGGACGGGTCGCGCGCCGATATCGAGGCCGAGCTGAAGCACCACCTCGGCCTGCGCAAGGTGATCTGGCTGCCCGGCATCGCCGGCAGGGACATCACCGATGCGCACGTGGATTTCTATGCGCGCTTCGTGCGGCCGGGCGTGGTGATCGCCAACCTGGACAATGATCCGGAGTCCTACGACTACGATCTGACCCGCGAGCACCTGGACATCCTGCGCGGGGCCACCGACGCCGATGGCCGCCGGCTGCAGGTGCACACACTGCCGCCGCCGCTGGACGGGCGCGACAACGTGCATACCCGCGACAACGACGATCTGGCCATGGGCTACATCAACTACCTGCCGATCAACGGCGCCGTGGTCGCGCCGCAGTTCGGTGACGACGAAGCCGATGGCTTCTGCCGTGAACTGCTGGAAGACATGTATCCGGGGCGCGTGATCGAACAGGTGGATATCGACGCGATCGCCGGCGGCGGTGGCGGCATCCATTGCGTGACCAAGAACATGCCGAAGGTGTAG
- a CDS encoding LysR family transcriptional regulator produces the protein MLKHWPPLNALRGFEAAARLGSFHRAAEELHLTQSAISQQIRGLEASLQQPLFFRQGRSVTLTDAGNDLLETTQSLLRQLASGIRRLDQYRKPNQLIVNTSPAFARHWLVPRLASFHRLHPDADLWLLTSEDAPDMGTQTLDVAVRDDLDSQAQCQHRVLLQDRLYPACHPALLATPVHERLTLHGEREMDWSQWQVQGGADVGQRREGMNFSEPGQLLDAACEGLGIALVSELLAARACEQGLLHPLDDARVRGPRWSWLVHEDSTADPLVISFCEWLLASLPADATSAAARA, from the coding sequence ATGCTCAAACACTGGCCACCGCTGAACGCGCTGCGGGGTTTCGAGGCTGCCGCCCGCCTGGGCAGCTTCCACCGGGCGGCCGAGGAACTGCATCTGACCCAGTCGGCCATCAGCCAGCAGATCCGGGGCCTGGAGGCGTCGCTGCAGCAGCCGTTGTTCTTCCGGCAGGGCCGCAGCGTCACCCTCACCGACGCCGGCAACGACCTGCTGGAAACCACCCAGTCCCTGCTGCGGCAGCTGGCCAGCGGAATCCGCCGACTCGATCAGTACCGCAAGCCGAATCAACTGATCGTCAACACCAGCCCGGCCTTCGCCCGCCATTGGCTGGTGCCGCGCCTGGCCAGCTTCCACCGCCTGCATCCCGATGCCGACCTGTGGCTGCTGACCAGCGAGGATGCACCGGACATGGGCACGCAGACGCTGGACGTGGCGGTGCGTGACGACCTCGACTCACAGGCGCAGTGCCAGCATCGCGTACTGCTGCAGGACCGTCTCTATCCAGCCTGCCATCCGGCGCTGCTCGCCACACCGGTACACGAACGCCTGACCCTGCATGGCGAGCGCGAAATGGACTGGAGCCAGTGGCAGGTACAGGGCGGCGCCGATGTCGGCCAGCGCCGCGAGGGCATGAACTTCTCCGAGCCTGGCCAACTGCTGGATGCCGCGTGCGAAGGGCTCGGTATCGCGCTGGTCAGCGAGCTGCTGGCGGCACGCGCCTGCGAACAAGGCCTGCTGCACCCCCTGGATGATGCACGCGTGCGCGGCCCGCGCTGGAGCTGGCTGGTGCACGAGGACAGCACAGCCGATCCGCTGGTAATCAGTTTCTGTGAGTGGTTGCTGGCGAGCCTGCCCGCTGACGCTACTTCTGCTGCAGCGCGCGCTTGA
- a CDS encoding SGNH/GDSL hydrolase family protein, with translation MRSLSGGLAAVALGIALSAQGVAADTPAINPLLVEPVERLRPDEVRFMQQRLADWPELQRYRDANARLPAAVPGQPRVVLFGDSITEGWGREGSSAFFPGKGWLNRGISGQTTAQMLVRFPQDVLALKPQVVVILAGTNDIAGNTGPSTQAMIEDNLHAMVDLARAHGIRVVLASVLPVSDYPWLTGTMPAPKVRALNTALKRYADAKQLVYLDYYTPMANAVGGLDPQLADDGVHPTAKGYAVMAPLAEAAVKRALQQK, from the coding sequence ATGCGTTCCTTGTCTGGCGGCCTGGCCGCGGTTGCCCTCGGTATCGCGCTGAGTGCCCAAGGGGTGGCGGCCGATACGCCCGCGATCAACCCGTTGCTGGTGGAGCCTGTCGAACGCCTGCGCCCGGACGAAGTGCGCTTCATGCAGCAGCGCCTGGCCGATTGGCCGGAACTGCAGCGTTACCGCGACGCCAACGCACGACTGCCTGCCGCCGTACCGGGGCAACCACGCGTGGTGCTCTTCGGTGACTCGATCACCGAGGGCTGGGGCAGGGAAGGCAGTTCGGCGTTCTTCCCCGGCAAGGGCTGGCTCAACCGCGGCATCAGCGGTCAGACCACGGCGCAGATGCTGGTGCGGTTCCCGCAGGACGTGCTGGCACTGAAGCCGCAGGTGGTGGTGATCCTGGCCGGCACCAACGACATCGCCGGCAACACCGGCCCGTCCACGCAGGCGATGATCGAAGACAACCTGCACGCGATGGTGGACCTGGCCCGCGCGCATGGCATCCGTGTGGTGCTGGCATCAGTGCTGCCGGTCAGCGATTACCCGTGGCTGACGGGCACAATGCCTGCGCCCAAGGTGCGTGCATTGAACACGGCATTGAAGCGCTATGCCGATGCGAAGCAGCTGGTCTATCTGGACTACTACACGCCGATGGCCAATGCGGTCGGTGGACTGGATCCGCAGTTGGCCGACGACGGCGTGCATCCCACGGCGAAGGGCTATGCGGTGATGGCGCCGCTGGCCGAGGCGGCGGTCAAGCGCGCGCTGCAGCAGAAGTAG
- a CDS encoding DUF2268 domain-containing putative Zn-dependent protease (predicted Zn-dependent protease with a strongly conserved HExxH motif), which translates to MSSFLRCLLALACAGAVGVASAGTPSGPQILTTDASRFYALYDSTGGKPSVAQLAGYLAEGSTGLGELAKARRVTPERIAEAIASQPEVYAQGRSCLAELPAVKQRLVQVFGNLQAIYPQAAFPPVTIAVGRGRPVGLTSKSGVIIGLEALCAADFMNPNVQDRFVHVIAHEYVHIQQTGLTDFEPGDPHATVLRVSLGEGIAEFIAELISGNVGNGRHAAWTRGREVHIESAFALDVDSTDLSPWLYNYKPGSQEPYDLGYWVGYRIAKAYYLQAKDKRDAVRALIQQDNPKAILAASGWTPGMWMPAKVTGVAARSAAR; encoded by the coding sequence ATGTCCAGTTTCCTGCGTTGCCTGCTTGCCCTGGCCTGTGCCGGGGCGGTCGGCGTGGCGTCGGCGGGTACTCCGTCGGGACCGCAGATCCTCACCACCGATGCCAGCCGCTTCTACGCGCTCTACGACAGCACCGGCGGCAAGCCCAGCGTCGCCCAGTTGGCCGGTTACCTGGCCGAAGGCAGTACGGGCCTGGGTGAATTGGCGAAGGCGCGCCGGGTCACGCCCGAGCGCATTGCCGAGGCCATTGCCAGCCAGCCCGAGGTGTATGCGCAGGGCCGTAGTTGCCTGGCGGAGCTGCCGGCGGTGAAGCAGCGCCTGGTGCAGGTGTTCGGCAACCTGCAGGCGATCTACCCGCAGGCCGCGTTTCCGCCGGTGACCATTGCGGTCGGCCGGGGTCGGCCGGTCGGGCTGACTTCGAAGAGCGGGGTGATCATTGGCCTGGAAGCGCTGTGTGCAGCCGATTTCATGAATCCCAACGTGCAGGACCGCTTCGTGCACGTGATCGCCCACGAGTACGTGCACATCCAGCAGACCGGCCTGACCGATTTCGAGCCCGGCGACCCGCATGCGACGGTGCTGCGTGTTTCGCTGGGCGAAGGCATCGCCGAATTCATCGCCGAGCTGATTTCCGGCAACGTCGGCAACGGGCGCCACGCCGCCTGGACCCGTGGCCGGGAAGTGCATATCGAAAGCGCCTTCGCGTTGGATGTGGACAGCACCGATCTGTCGCCGTGGCTGTACAACTACAAGCCCGGTTCGCAGGAGCCCTATGACCTCGGGTACTGGGTGGGCTACCGCATTGCCAAGGCCTATTACCTGCAGGCCAAGGACAAGCGTGACGCGGTGCGTGCGCTGATCCAGCAGGACAACCCGAAGGCGATCCTGGCCGCCAGCGGCTGGACGCCAGGCATGTGGATGCCGGCCAAGGTGACCGGTGTGGCCGCGCGGTCGGCGGCACGGTAG